The following proteins come from a genomic window of Falco rusticolus isolate bFalRus1 chromosome 9, bFalRus1.pri, whole genome shotgun sequence:
- the EIF4EBP2 gene encoding eukaryotic translation initiation factor 4E-binding protein 2 produces MSSAGGRQPSQSRAIPTRTVALSDAEQLPPDYCTTPGGTLFSTTPGGTRIIYDRKFLLDRRNSPMAQTPPCHLPNIPGVTSPSSAGEEPKADTNNLNHQEGKPSMGDDAQFEMDI; encoded by the exons ATGTCGTCCGCCGGCGGCCGCCAGCCCAGCCAGAGCCGGGCCATCCCCACCCGCACCGTGGCCCTCAGCGACGCGGAGCAGCTGCCCCCGGACTACTGCACCACCCCCGGCGGCACCCTCTTCTCCACCACGCCGGGAG GTACCCGCATCATCTACGACCGCAAGTTCCTGCTGGACCGCCGCAACTCCCCCATGGCCCAGACCCCACCTTGTCACCTCCCCAATATTCCCGGTGTCACCAGCCCCAGCTCGGCCGGCGAGGAACCCAAAGCGGACACCAACAACCTGAACCACCAGGAGGGGAAGCCATCCATGG GGGACGACGCTCAGTTCGAGATGGATATCTGA